A single genomic interval of Fibrobacter sp. UWB4 harbors:
- a CDS encoding LL-diaminopimelate aminotransferase, protein MNILNTNYDRLPGSYLFSTIAKKIKEYQGTHENADIIRLGIGDVTSPIIPAVIEAMHKAVNEMGVKWTFRGYGPEQGYDFLREAIIRGEYTPRGIEMDPNDVFVSDGSKCDVANIQELFSADAKIAIPDPVYPVYLDSNVMAGRTGTLQADGHFSEVTYLASTAENNFQPDLPKNPVQLIYLCSPNNPTGTVLTRETLQKFVDYANETGAIILFDGAYNCYIRDEKLPHSIYEIPGARTCAIEFRSFSKTAGFTGVRCAYTIVPHELEKLRAMWNRRQCTKFNGVSYVTQRAAEAIYTPEGWEQTKAVISGYMNTAAKIRKELTECGYTVFGGEHAPYIWWKLPEGEKSFDFFDRLLATCEVVGTPGSGFGPCGEGYFRLTAFGDPDQTAVALKRIREKL, encoded by the coding sequence ATGAATATTCTGAATACAAATTACGATCGTCTTCCTGGCAGTTACCTTTTTTCAACAATTGCCAAGAAAATCAAGGAATACCAGGGCACCCACGAAAATGCAGACATCATCCGCTTGGGCATTGGCGATGTGACCTCTCCGATTATCCCCGCTGTAATCGAAGCCATGCACAAGGCCGTGAACGAAATGGGGGTCAAGTGGACGTTCCGCGGTTACGGTCCAGAACAAGGTTATGATTTCCTTCGCGAAGCCATTATCCGTGGCGAATACACTCCGCGCGGCATTGAAATGGATCCGAACGACGTGTTCGTGAGCGATGGTTCCAAGTGCGATGTTGCAAATATCCAGGAACTCTTCTCGGCTGATGCCAAAATCGCAATCCCGGACCCGGTTTACCCCGTGTATCTCGATAGCAACGTGATGGCAGGCCGTACAGGAACTTTGCAGGCTGATGGTCATTTCTCCGAAGTGACATACCTCGCTTCAACAGCTGAAAACAACTTCCAGCCGGACTTGCCCAAGAATCCTGTCCAGTTGATTTATCTTTGCAGCCCGAACAACCCGACCGGTACGGTGCTCACTCGAGAAACGCTCCAGAAGTTTGTGGATTACGCCAACGAAACAGGAGCAATTATTTTGTTCGATGGAGCATACAACTGCTACATCCGCGACGAAAAGCTCCCGCACTCCATTTACGAAATTCCGGGCGCTCGCACTTGCGCCATTGAATTCCGCAGCTTCAGTAAGACCGCCGGATTCACGGGCGTTCGTTGCGCATACACAATTGTCCCGCACGAACTTGAAAAGCTCCGTGCCATGTGGAACCGCCGTCAGTGCACTAAGTTCAACGGCGTAAGCTATGTGACGCAGCGCGCTGCAGAAGCTATTTACACTCCGGAAGGCTGGGAACAGACAAAGGCCGTCATCAGTGGTTACATGAATACTGCAGCAAAAATCCGCAAGGAATTGACGGAATGCGGTTATACCGTTTTCGGTGGCGAACACGCTCCTTACATTTGGTGGAAGTTGCCAGAAGGCGAAAAATCGTTTGACTTCTTTGACCGCTTGCTTGCCACATGCGAAGTCGTCGGTACGCCGGGTAGTGGTTTTGGCCCGTGCGGTGAAGGCTATTTCCGCCTGACAGCTTTTGGCGACCCAGACCAGACTGCAGTTGCCCTCAAGCGCATTAGGGAAAAGTTGTAG